The following DNA comes from Rhodothermales bacterium.
CGGTTCGCGTCATCATGCTCCAGGAACGGAATCAGGCTTGCCGCAGGCGAGACGATCTGATTCGGTGCGATATCGACAAATTGCACCTCTTTCGGAGGTACAATCGGAAAATCACCCTGGTACCGACACTTGACATACTTGTTGACAAACTTGCCACTGCGGCTGATGGGCGCGTTGGCCTGGGCGATGACTGCGCTATCCTCCTGTTCAGCAGTCAGGAACTGGATCTCGTCCGTAACCTTGCCTTTCTCCACGACGCGATACGGAGTCTCGATAAACCCGAAGGCGTTGATCTTGGCGTGCACACACAGTGATGAGATAAGGCCGATATTCGGACCTTCCGGCGTCTCAATAGGACACAGCCGGCCGTAGTGCGTGTAGTGTACGTCGCGAACCTCAAATCCTGCCCGCTCGCGGGTAAGACCACCCGGACCTAGCGCCGACATTCGCCGCTTGTGCGTCAATTCAGCCAGCGGATTCGTCTGATCCATGAACTGGCTGAGCTGATTCGTTCCGAAGAACGTATTGATCACACTCGAGACGGTTCGAGCGTTCACCAGGTCCTGCGGCGTGAAGTTCTCCGCGTCGCGAAGGTTCATCCGCTCCTTGATGGTCCGCGCCATCCTTGCCAGCCCCAGCGAAAACTGGGCGCCGAGCTGCTCGCCGACGGTCCGGACACGGCGGTTGCCAAGGTGGTCGATGTCGTCGACGGTGCTCTTGCCATTCTGCAGCAGAATGAGCTCGCCAATGATGGAAACGATATCCTGGATCGTCAGCGTAAGCGTGTCGTGGGGCTGGTTCAGCCTCAGGCGGCTGTTGATACGATAGCGACCGACTTCCCCAAGGTCATAACGCTTTTCAGAAAAGAAGAGCCGGTCCAGGACGCCGCGCGCGGTATCAAGGTCCGGGGCTTCCGTCCCGCGAAGTTTGAAATAGAGGTATTCGAGCGCTTCCTCCTCAGAGTGCGTCGGATCCTTCTTAAGCGTGTTGAGCAGCGAGCTGCGATCGACGTCCGCATCATCGTCAACCGCTCGCATGAGAAAGATGCTCTCGACTCCTGCTTCCTTGAGTGCCTCGTAATCCTCCTCAACCACCTCGTGGTTCATCGGCAGGATAAGTTCGCGCTCGCGCCGTTCCTCGAGGAGCTCGCCCGTGTCTTCGTCAACGACCTCTGTCACGTTCTCGATCGACACATTTGACGCCACGATGCGGCCGACCGCTTTCTTGAACGACCTCTTGGTCTTCGTACTTAATTCGTCAGCCAGGTCGAAAAGCGTAACGATGTCGGCGTCCGCCGAATATCCGAGTGCGCGAAGCAACGATGTGACCGGCAGCTTCTTTTTGCGGTCGATGTACGCCCACATCACGTTGCTTACGTCCGTGGAGAACTCAATCCACGATCCGCGAAATGGAATCACGCGGGCAGAAAACAGCTCTGTGCCGTTGGGGTGCACCTTCTGGCCAAAGAAGACACCGGGGCTTCTGTGCAGCTGCGAAACCACAACTCGTTCGGCGCCATTGATCACGAACGTGCCGCGCGGGGTCATGAACGGCAGGTTGCCGAGGTAGACCTCCTGCTGCATCGCCTCTTCCGCCTCGTCTTCGTCCTCGTCCTCCTTGCGCGAAAGCCGAAGCGTCGCCTTCAGCGGCACTGAGTACGAGAGGCCCTGTGCGATGCACTCATCGACGGAGTGCTTGGGCGCATCCAGCCCGTAGTTCAGGAATTCGAGCGTGTAGCGCTCTCTGCTGTCCTGGATCGGGAAATGCTCCTTGAAGACATCCTGCAGGCCGATATCTTCGCGCTCCTCGGGAGCAATATCGTCCTGGACGAACTCCCTGAAGGATTCGAGCTGAACGTCCAGAAAGTCGGGATAGTCCCGAACTTCCTGAATACTCGCGAAACTCTCCCTTCCAATCGTGCCGTTCTGACTGGGCATAAACGCTCTACGGTGTTAGTGTCCTGGGAATCGTAACGGTCGAACGCGCGACGGACCGGGCAGACTGGGCGGCGTAGCAGATTATTAACGCATCCCGTACGACCTGGTTTCCACGCGAAACGGACGGTTGAATGCGGAGAAAGCCGACGCCCTTTATCGAGCGTCGGCACATGAACTCCACAACCGTACCGCAGAAACTCTTACTTGAGTTCAACCTCAGCGCCGGCTTCTTCTAGCTTCGCTTTAATCGCTTCGGCTTCTTCTTTTCCAGCAGCTTCCTTGATCGTGTTTGGTGCTCCATCAACCATCTCCTTGGCCTCTTTCAGGCCCAGGCCGGTTATACCGCGCACTTCCTTGATCACGGCAATCTTGTTGCCGCCGATCGCCTTGAGAACGACGTCGAACTCGGTTTGCTCTTCTGCTGCGGCAGCGCCGTCGCCCCCGCCCATCGGTCCAGCTACCGCGACGGCCGTTGCCGCCGGCTTGATCCCGTATTCGTCCTCCAGAAGCTGTGCCAGCTCGCTAGCCTCCTTGATCGTCAGACCAACGAGCTCTTCAGCGATTTTCTTGATATCTGCCATTCTGTTGTATCTCCCGCAGCTGTCTTCGCCCGAAGGCTGGGCTGCACATTAAGGGGTTAGTGTTCTAGCTGTTCGTATTCGAAGTCCGGACGAGCTAAGCATCGCTCTTCTCGGAAATTGTCTTGAGAGCCCCGGTGAGTGCCGATCCCGGTGCATCTATGGCTCCAATGATGGTCGTGATGGGCGAAAGCAACAGGCCGGCGATATCGCCCACCAGTTCCTCTTTCGACTTCAGCGCGGCAAGTATCTCAAGCGCATCTGCGTGATAGATGGCTCCGTCGATGTATGCGACCTTCAAGCTCGGCAGCTCGCCACGTGTATCGGCGTTGTATTTCTTGATGACTCGGGCGGGCGCGGCCGGGTCCTCGCTGAATGCGACAGCCGTCGGGCCTACCAGGTGATCGTAGAGTTCGTCGAATCCACCCTTCCTTTCCAGCGCGAGTTTCAACAGGGTGTTCTTGAACACCTTGTATTCAACACCCATCTGTCGAAATCGGCTACGTAACTCACCGGCCTGGCTAACATCGAGGCCTTTGTAGTTCGTTATGTACACGATAGGCGACTTCTCGAGCAAGCTCGAGATCTCCTCTACCGACTGAAATTTCTGTTCTTTCGTTAGTGCCATTCCTGTCTCTCCGGTAAACTCTGGACGCGTTGGACTAGCGCAACCTGTTAAGTAGCTCGTTCTTGTCGACTGCAATGCCAGGACCCATCGTGGTCGACATGGTCACGGAGCGCATGTAGACGCCTTTGGCAGCAGCCGGTCGGAGCCGCAATACCTCTTTCAGGAACGAGGTGGCGTTGTCAACGATCTGCTCAGGTGTAAACGACGCTTTGCCGATGGAGCAGTGGAGGTTTCCAAACTTGTCGACCCGAAAGTCGATTTTCCCGGCCTTGACCTCGTGCACGGCATGGGCAACATCCATGGTTACGGTGCCGCTCTTGGGATTGGGCATCAAGCCCCGCGGACCCAGGAAACGACCCAGCTTGCCAACTTTGGCCATGACGTCGGGCGTAGCAACGAGTACGTCGAACTCCAGCCAGCCGTCTTTTTGAATTTTCTCGAGGTAGTCATCCAGACCAACGTGGTCGGCCCCTGCTTCGCGGGCCTCCGCCTGCTTGCCCTCACTCGCGAGCACGAGGACGCGAACCGTCTTACCGGTTCCATGCGGGAGAGCCACCGTGCCCCGAACCTGCTGATCTGCGTGCCGCGGATCAACCCCGAGCCGCACATCAATGTCCACAGACTCGTCAAATTTCGCTGTAGCGGTCTGCTTGACCAAATCGGCCGCAAGCTGGAGGTTGATCACCCCGTTTACCTCCTTCACAGCGTCGTGCGCCTTCCTGAAACGCTTACCTTTCTTTGGCATGTATTTCTTCGTTTTGCGGTACAATCGCCCCTGCCATTCCGGGCTCCCGCGGTTCACGAGATGGTTGACCAGTGGAATCGTCGGTCAGAACCGACTCAGACTCCTTCCGGTACACCTTCAACCGTAATGCCCATCGAGCGGGCAGTTCCGGCAATCATTTTGGCCGCTCTGGGCAGCTCGATCGCATTCAGATCTTCCATTTTGCGCTCGGCGATCTCCAGGCACTGATTCCACGTCACGGACCCAACCTTCTCTCGAAGGGGATCTGCCGCCCCTGACTCAATCTTGGCCGCCATCTTCAGCAGCACTGCGGCCGGAGGGCTCTTGACAATGAAGGTGAAGGACTTGTCTGAAAAGACCGTAATTACGACCGGCAGAACAAGACCCATTCGATCCTGAGTCGACGCATTGAACTGCTTGCAGAACTCCATGATGTTGACCCCTTGCTGTCCAAGCGCGGGACCGATGGGAGGTGCCGGATTCGCCTGTCCGGCCTTGATCTGCAGCTTTATGTATCCGTCAATTTTCTTCGCCATAGATGCTCGCGGTGCAAACGCCGAACGGACCCGGCTCCCGCTCTAATAATATTCTGGGCTGAAAAAGGCTCTAGCCCAT
Coding sequences within:
- the rpoB gene encoding DNA-directed RNA polymerase subunit beta, encoding MPSQNGTIGRESFASIQEVRDYPDFLDVQLESFREFVQDDIAPEEREDIGLQDVFKEHFPIQDSRERYTLEFLNYGLDAPKHSVDECIAQGLSYSVPLKATLRLSRKEDEDEDEAEEAMQQEVYLGNLPFMTPRGTFVINGAERVVVSQLHRSPGVFFGQKVHPNGTELFSARVIPFRGSWIEFSTDVSNVMWAYIDRKKKLPVTSLLRALGYSADADIVTLFDLADELSTKTKRSFKKAVGRIVASNVSIENVTEVVDEDTGELLEERRERELILPMNHEVVEEDYEALKEAGVESIFLMRAVDDDADVDRSSLLNTLKKDPTHSEEEALEYLYFKLRGTEAPDLDTARGVLDRLFFSEKRYDLGEVGRYRINSRLRLNQPHDTLTLTIQDIVSIIGELILLQNGKSTVDDIDHLGNRRVRTVGEQLGAQFSLGLARMARTIKERMNLRDAENFTPQDLVNARTVSSVINTFFGTNQLSQFMDQTNPLAELTHKRRMSALGPGGLTRERAGFEVRDVHYTHYGRLCPIETPEGPNIGLISSLCVHAKINAFGFIETPYRVVEKGKVTDEIQFLTAEQEDSAVIAQANAPISRSGKFVNKYVKCRYQGDFPIVPPKEVQFVDIAPNQIVSPAASLIPFLEHDDANRALMGSNMQRQAVPLLRADSPIVGTGLEGRIARDSRAVLLSEGKGVVEDVDANKIVVRYDPEGGDEDVIFGDLTSTYNLTKFRRTNQDTCINQKPMVEVGQKVTTGTVLTDGFSTDKGDLALGKNVLVAFMPWRGYNFEDAIVVSSRLVAEDVYTSVHIEEFELQVRDTKRGEEELTREIPNVSEEATKDLDERGIIRIGAEVKAGDIIVGKITPKGETDPTPEEKLLRAIFGDKAGDVKDASLKAPPGMNGVVIDTKLFSRRKLDPASKKVEQKRLAEIDAALEEQLAELNGSFWTKFFKLTKGSKTKYPVENRDGEIVVKEGAAFTKTSFKNVEPVQINSRSVSTGTRKTDGRIRKLFRNFSAEHRRIVGEAKRERHQVQMGDELPPGIVQLAKVYVAKKRKIQVGDKMAGRHGNKGVVAKVVPVEDMPFLDDGTPVDIVLNPLGVPSRMNLGQIFETLLGWAGHKLGKKFATPIFDGASMEDITSLLNEAGLPVDGRAQLYDGFSGEPFDQKTTVGMIYMLKLSHLVEDKIHARSIGPYSLITQQPLGGKAQFGGQRLGEMEVWALYAYGAANVLQEMLTYKSDDVQGRSKAYESVVKGDNMPEAGVPESFNVLVRELQGLGLEVRLD
- the rplL gene encoding 50S ribosomal protein L7/L12; protein product: MADIKKIAEELVGLTIKEASELAQLLEDEYGIKPAATAVAVAGPMGGGDGAAAAEEQTEFDVVLKAIGGNKIAVIKEVRGITGLGLKEAKEMVDGAPNTIKEAAGKEEAEAIKAKLEEAGAEVELK
- a CDS encoding 50S ribosomal protein L10, whose protein sequence is MALTKEQKFQSVEEISSLLEKSPIVYITNYKGLDVSQAGELRSRFRQMGVEYKVFKNTLLKLALERKGGFDELYDHLVGPTAVAFSEDPAAPARVIKKYNADTRGELPSLKVAYIDGAIYHADALEILAALKSKEELVGDIAGLLLSPITTIIGAIDAPGSALTGALKTISEKSDA
- a CDS encoding 50S ribosomal protein L1 translates to MPKKGKRFRKAHDAVKEVNGVINLQLAADLVKQTATAKFDESVDIDVRLGVDPRHADQQVRGTVALPHGTGKTVRVLVLASEGKQAEAREAGADHVGLDDYLEKIQKDGWLEFDVLVATPDVMAKVGKLGRFLGPRGLMPNPKSGTVTMDVAHAVHEVKAGKIDFRVDKFGNLHCSIGKASFTPEQIVDNATSFLKEVLRLRPAAAKGVYMRSVTMSTTMGPGIAVDKNELLNRLR
- the rplK gene encoding 50S ribosomal protein L11; the protein is MAKKIDGYIKLQIKAGQANPAPPIGPALGQQGVNIMEFCKQFNASTQDRMGLVLPVVITVFSDKSFTFIVKSPPAAVLLKMAAKIESGAADPLREKVGSVTWNQCLEIAERKMEDLNAIELPRAAKMIAGTARSMGITVEGVPEGV